TGCCTTTAATGCGCTGCTGAAAACGTTGGAAGAGCCGCCCGGCCATGTTATTTTTGTGCTGGCCACTACGGAGCCGGAGCGGATTCCGGCCACCATCACCTCGCGCTGCCAGCGTTTTGATTTCAAACGGATCAAATTGGACGATATTGTGGGGCGCCTGAGTTATATTGTGGAGCAAGAAGGACTATCGGCTGAACCGGCAGCCCTGGCCTATATGGCCCGGCAGGCGGGCGGCTCAATGCGGGATGCCATCAGTTTGTTGGACCAACTGGCGGCTTACGGCAGCGAGACCATCACCCTGGAGTTGGTGCGTTCGGTTTTGGGGGCGGTTACTTCACAGGCGGTCATCGCCCTGGCGGATGCGCTGGTAGACCAGGCGGTGTCCACCGGCCTGGACATCATCAACCGGATGATTGACGACGGCGTAGACCCCCGCCAACTGGCCCGCGAAGTGGTGGAATACTTGCGGGCCGTGATGCTGGCCAAACTGGGTGATGGGGCGGAGCTGCTGAATCTGCCGGACGAAACCCTGAAAGCTGTTAAGGCCCAGGCCGCCAGAGCCGACGCCCAAGCTATTGTGCGGGCCACTACACTGTTCAACCAGGCGTTGGGTGACATTAAATCAAGCCTGCTGGCAGTGCCGCAACTGCCGTTGGAGTTGGCCTTTGTGGCCGCCACAACGCCGGCAGGTGAGCGGGCGGAAACGGCAGTATCGCCGCCGGCCGCGGCGTCTCCGCCGGCCGCGGTCAAGGCCGATGCCCCGGCCAAGTCCGTGCCGGCCGCGGCAACTGGCGAGCCGCGAGCGGACCTGACCATTGACACGGTGCGGCAGTATTTTGACCGGGTGTTGCAAGATATTGAGAAAAAGAACAAAGTGATGGCCGAGGCGTTGCGCAGCCAGGCCCGTTTGTCCAAAGTGTCGGGGAACGAGATATATTTTGTCACGTCCGAGATGTTAAAAAAGCGTTTTGAAAAACCTCAACCCCAACTGGCCATCAACGAGACCTTTAGCCAAGTGGCCGGGCAAACGGTGATTGTCCGTTTTGTGGTTGAGGCTGCTGTTTCGCCAACGGAAAAACCGGGTAGTCAAGAGGCTACGGATGAAGACGCAGCGGAATTGTTAAAAATAGCCGAGGAATTGGGCGGAAAGATTGTTAAATAGAACGTAATGTGTGCCCTTGGGTATATCACGTTTTATGTATCGCGGAATATGGTTTTATAGGAGGATTTTATGGCCAAACGAAGAGGTAAGGGTAAAGGATTTTCCCTGGGTGGAGGCGGCATGAATATGCCGGGCGGCATGAAAGGCGGCCTGGCTGGGCAGTTGCAGGCCATGCAGCAGCAAATGATGGAGAGCCAGGAGGCTCTTGGCGAAAAAACGGTTGAGGCGAGCGCCGGCGGGGGCGTGGTCACCGTGGTGATGACCGGGCATTACAAGTTGCAATCCATCACTATTGACCCGGAAGTGGTTGACCCGGAAGACGTTGACATGCTGCAAGACCTGATTATGGCCGCCGTCAACGAAGCGGTGGAAGCCGTTCAAAATCTAACCGCCGACGAGATGAGCGCCTTTACGGGCGGGCTGAATATCCCGGGATTATTTTGAGATGCAAGTTACACCTGCCCCTGTGACCAAATTAATTGATGAATTTTCTCGATTGCCGGGTGTGGGGCCAAAAACCGCTTCCCGCTTGACCTTTTATTTGCTGCGCAACCCGGCGGAGCATGCCCTGGCCCTGGCCCTGGCGTTGCGTGAGTTGCACGAAAAAGTGGTCTTTTGCTCTCAATGTTTTAATATTGCGGAAAGCGACCCCTGCCCGGTGTGCAGCGATGAGCACCGCGACCGATCGCTCATTTGCGTGGTGGAAGAACCGCTTGACGTGCTGGCCATTGAACGGACCCGCGATTACCAGGGCCTGTATCACGTTTTGCACGGCACCATTGCGCCGGTGGAAGGAATAGGGCCGGAGGATCTAAAGATTGCCGAATTGATTGACCGCGTGCACGCCAGCAAAGACAACGTGCGCGAGCTTATCATCGCCACCAACCCCAATTTGGAAGGCGAAGCAACGGCAATGTATATTGCCCGCCAATTCCAGGGGCAGGCGGGAACCATAAAAATTACCCGGCTGGCGCGCGGGCTGCCGGTGGGCGGGGACCTGGAGTATGCCGATGAAATTACCCTCAGCCGGGCCTTAAGTGGTCGCAGCGAGATTTGAGAATCTCGGCTCCGGCTAATGGGCCAGTATCCGGGCCAGTTCCTCTTTTTTGATCTTAAGCAGCCCGGCCCGGGGCAGGCGTTGTAAAAGAATGGCCCAATGGTTATCTTTAGCAAAAACTTCTTTGAATATGGGCAGCGCCCCGGCCACCATGCCGGAATTGGCCAGGGAAACGGCGCGCCAGAATTTCATTTCCAGGTTGTCGGGCAGCATGGCCTCGGCGGCGCTGTAGGCTTGTAGCGCCCCCTCTACGTCACTTTTTTCCAGGGCCTCGTCCCCTTTGTTCATATATTCATACGCTCTAAAAACAAACAGCAGCCGCTTTAATTCCTGCACCGGCTCAGGATGGTCTTCCACTCTCAGGTCAATGAGCCGGTCGGCCCGGATTTGGCCGGTAGCTTGGCCTCTCACTACCACTATGGCCGCGGACTGTTTGCCGCGAATGTCGCCGCCGGCGGACTGCGCGGCTTCAAGCGCGCATACCATCCTTTCGGCCAGCGGTTCCCGGCTTTGCGCAAAGGCGGCGGCCATGGCCGGCCAAACCGTGTTGTTCAGCATCATATTGGCCTGCGTTGAAAAGCCGACGCCCAGGTAGTGGCCCGCTTCGGCAATGCATTTTTGGCCGGTGTGGGCGGCCACATTGCCTTGCGCGTCAAGCACAGCCAATTGCCTCACTGCCCGGCCTTCGTCGGCGGTAATTAATTCCGCCACCACCTCCGGCGCGGTTTTGCCCTGCTTGAGCAATTCAAGACCCTGCGGCCCATAAGCAATATTCACTAACGACTGCGTGGCAATCGCGCCCACCCCGGCCTCGGCCCAGGGCACCAAGGGGCCAACGGAAAACCAGTGGGATTGCACGGCCACGCCCATCTCGCCGGTGAGGGGGTCGCGGGCTACAATGGAGAAGGTGTGGGCTAATTTACCTGGAGTTAAAGTCCGTCTTTTCATCATAAGATTTGGTCAAAGAAACAGTCCATCTTTTAATAGATGGACTGTTTGGCAACAATTAATGGCGCAACAAAAAGCTGTTTTAGAACTGGGAGGCTGTCATAGAAGTGGCCGCGCCGTTGAGAATAATCCCCAACACCACGCACACCGACCACACTATCATCACGTTCTTGATATTTAGCCTGGTAACGTTCATCCAGCCCCAAATAAAGGGATAAAGCGCGCAGATAATACCCAAAATCCCGTGCAACACTCCCTTTTCTTGAAACAGCTTGATGAGGACCATAATCCAACAAACAAGTGAACCTATTCCTACAATTATAGCCAATATACTTAAAACAGTTGCCATTCTTAAAAACTCCTTTCTTTTGGTAAATAAAGTGATTTTATTGGAAGTTATCCCATAATTAAATTAAAAAAGGCTTCCCGGAAGAATAACAACCGGATTAGCCAATAGAACACCAAACCCAGCAATAAGATACCCACAATGCCGGTGTGACGTTCTACTATTTCAATCCGGCTGACAACCGAATGTTTTTGCGAGGCGGGTAAAACAGACACGCCGGCGATAGTGATTAGCGCCAGTAAGAAGAAAGGAGCAAAGGCATGCAGGGTAAGCGAGGTTTGCCAATGGCCGTGCAATAGGACCGCTATGGCCCGGGATAGGCCACAGCCCGGACAGGGGAAGCCCAACTGTTGGGCCGGGCAGGGCCAACCGGGTAATCCCAGTATGGTCAGCCCGGCATGTAACATGGCGGCACCAACAATGGCCAGGCTGATGGCACGACTTTCTAAAATAGGGGTCAGAATAGGATTAGAGAAGGCACCTTTTAATTGCGAAATTAAGGGAAGGGAAGATGCATTTTGCAGCATACGGCCTTACCTGAGAGGGTGTTTCTTAAATTTCATTTCGAGGCCGTTAGGCCGAGAAATCTCTTTAACATTGGCCAGGAGAAGATTTCTCGTCGCTACGCTCCCCGAAATGACATACTGGCATATTTAAGGAACACGCTTTGAGTCCCAATCCTTTAAGCGCTGAAAGATAAACAAAACTGCTTAACTATATCATAACTCCGGGTAAATCGTCAAGCAAAAAATGGAAAATTTAGGGTTGGGGTTCCGCCGCTATTCCGGCGGGGGCAAGCGTAAATGCCAATCCCCGGCGTTCCAGGTGACGGTATCATAAATATGGGGCGACACGCCTTGCAGGGCCAGGTTGAGGGCGTATACATCGGGGAGGGCCAGGAGAGGGATGTGGGGCAGGTCCTGGTGCAAAACGGCGGCCAGATCGCAGATCAGCACCCGGCGGCGGTTGTTGGGCAGGGGCGCGTGCAGGGCGTCAAAAATATCTATCAAATCCAGGTTGCGGTAGCGGCTCACGTTAAGCCCGGCCACCGGGTTATCCCGCGTGGGGATAGAGCGAGGGTCAAAGTAGTCGGTCAGGTACGTGGTGGGATCAACCCCGTAGTAGCCGTCGTCCCACAGGTCCAGGTCAAAGTTGCCGCGCAATTCCAGGCCGTTGTTGGCCCAGGTGTTCCACAAGCGGCTGCCCTCAACCGTTTCGCGTTGCAGGTCAATGCCCACTTCGGCCAGCATGCCTTTTATCAGGCGGTGGGCGGTTTCTAACTCGTCGCCAAATTCAACGTAGGTGTAACTTTTTAGGGTCAAAGGCGCGCCTTCGGCGGCTGTGCCGCAGCCCCGGCAGCGCCGCACGTTTTCGCCGGGGTCAAGCACCCATCCGGCTTCGTTCAGCAGGGCGGCAGCCAGGCCCGGATCATAGGGGTAGGGCGAGATGTCGCAGCCAAATTGGAACAATTCGGTGGCCACGGGCCGCCCCCGGTTTTGGAACGCCTCTTCATTGAGGCGGCCCACGTTAAGGGCGTAACGAACGGCCTGCCGAACGCGCGCGTCGGCCAGGGCCGGATGGGGTATTTCGGAGTCAAGGCTGCCCGGCCGGCTTAGGTTAGGCACCAGGCGAAGCACAAAGCGGGCCGGATCGGTTTTAAAAACAATAATGCTGCCGCTGCTTTCCATGCGGGCCAGTTCGGGATCGTCGGGCCAGAGGTCAAGATGGGTATTGCCCCGTTCCAGTTGGCGGCGGCGCAGGTCCGGGTCAGGCTCAATTTCCAGCACCAGTTGCGAGGCCAGGGGCCGTTCGGGGATGAAGTAGTGGGGATTTGGTTCAAAGGTCAAGCGCACGCCGGGAATCCATTGGGCCAGCACAAAGGGGCCGCTGCTGACCGGCTCAAAGTTGCAGTCCCAAAACAGCATTTCGTCCGGGTTGCCGCAGTGGTGGGCGGGCAGCACGCCGGTGCCCTGGCCGCCAAATTGGATGAGGTAGTTGGGGTAAAATTCGCGGTAGTGCACGATGGCGGTCAGGGGGTCGGGCGTTTCAATGTTCTCAATCAGGTCAAAGCCGGGGGCCCAGATGCCGCTGTCGCGCAGGGCCTGCCAGGTAAAGCGCACGTCGCCGGAGGTGAAGGGTTCACCGTCGCTCCAGTGGAGGCCGGGGCGCAGCGACCAGGTGACGGTGCGCCCGTTATTGCCGAGGCCGCCGTTTTCCAGGGTGGGCAGGGCGGCGGCCAGCTCGGGGTAGTAGTTGCCGTCCGGCCCAATTTCGGCCAAAGCGCCGTAGACCAGTTCGCCGATCAGGGCTTCGTAGCCGGTGTTGTTCAGGTAGGCGTTAAAACTGGGCGGGTCGGCCGGGATGGAGACGATGATGGCGTCGTCTTTTACGTCTACGGCCAGGGCCAGGGGCGGTAGGGTGGCGGTAGGCGGCGGCGTGGCCGGCGAATCGCCGGGTTGAACGGGCAGCTCGCAGGCGGTTAAAAACAGGCAGGGCAGGAGCATAAGCGCCTGAACAACAGCAGAGAGTTTATTCTTTTTGGCCCGGCCCCAATTTGGGCGGATGGTAAGTTTCATTTTCACAATGGTCTATTGTAATGCAGGGGTAAGGGAGCGCAAATTTAGGCGGCGGATGTGCATGGGGCAAAATTATCTACCTACCAGCCGGGGGAGCAAACGGAACGCTTCAATTTTTAAAAGGAAACCGGCGACCAGGTAAACGGCCAGGCCCAAAGCGCCGCCGCCAATAGCCATAAAAAGGGGAGATGGGGTGGGCAGCAGGTTGATCAGGGCAATCACGGCCAGGCCCATTGTTCCGGCGGCCAGTAGGGAACGAACCAACGTATTAAGGATGAGGCCCGCCTCGATACCGCCCAAACGCCGGTGGGCAATGACCAACATGAGCAAAACCTCTACGGTTACGGCCACGCCGTTAGAAAGGGCCAGACCGCCGGCCTTGAGGGTTTGGTACAAAGCCAGGGCCAGGGCCAGGTTAATGACCATACTGACCAGTGAAGTTAGCAGCGGGGTGAGGGTGTCTTTTTGGGCGTAGAAGGTGCGGTTGACCACTTCCAAGGCGCAATGGGCCAGCAGAGCCAACGCCCAGAATTGAAGGGATTGGTACACCGCTGCGGTTGAATCTGGCCCAAACTCGCCCCGCTCAAACATTACCTGGATAATGGGCCGGCCCAAGACAATCAAACCTACCATGGCCGGAACGGCCAAAACCAGGATAATGCGCAAGGTCAGGGCCATTGTATGGCGCAGGCCGGGAAGATCCCGCCGGGCGGCCAGTTCCGACATAGTGGGAAACAGTGCAATGCCAATGGCCGAGCCGATGATGGTTTGCGGCATTTGCATGAGGTCCCACCCATAATCTAAGGCCGATACGCTGCCTTCGCCCAAAAATGAGGCCAGCCGGTAGATGACCACAAAGTTAATTTGAATAACGGCTACGTTCAATACGCGCGGCCCCATCAGTTTGATGACTCGCCGCAAATCCGCATCCCTCCAGTTGAACAGCGGATAATATTTTACGCCGTAGCGCATAAGGCCGGGCAGTTGGATAAACAAATGCCCCATTGACCCCAACACCGCGCCCAGGGTGAGGCCGTACACCCCCATGCCGGGCGCTAAATAAACCGCTCCGCCAATGATGCCCAGGTTGTAAATGAGGGGGGCAACGGCGGGCAAAAAAAAGTGCTGGCGGGTATTCAAGACCGCGCCCGCTAGGCTGCTGACGCTAAAGACGATGGTTGAGATCAGGGCCAACTGCATGAGCCTGGCCGTGAGAAATTGCTCCGCCGGGGCAAAACCGGGGGCAACGATGGTTTGCACCAACGGGTGGGCAAACAGCGCGCCCATTGCCGCCAGCAGGGTGACGGCCAGCAGCATGGTGTTCAACACGCTGCTGGTCAGTCTCCAGCCGTCAGGGTCGGTGGCAGGTTGGCGGGTGAGCCGCTCGCTGAGAATAGGGATAAAGGCCGTGCCCAACGCGCCGCCCACAATGAGCATAAAGAGGATTTCGGGCAGGCGGAAGGCGGCCACAAAGGCGTCGTAATCGCTGCCGGTGCCAAACCTTTGGGCAATAACAATTTGCCGGGCAATGGCTAATATTTTATTGGCCAAAAAGGCGGCCATCAAAATGCCCGTGGAACGGATGAGGTGGAAAATCCTGGTTTTGGAAAACATCACCCTATGCTCCAGGCTCTACGATCACGTGGCCCACTATTGCTCCTGCTCCATCGCTGGAAATTTGCCCCGTAACGCCTTCGCTGGGATAGGGAGGCTGGCTGTTGTAGACGATTACTTCGAGCCGGTAAGAGCCGGGGGGTGTATCTGGGGCCAGGGGCAGGGTGTAGACGTTGAGGGCCTGGTTCAGGGCCGGGTCGGCGATGGGCCAGGCCGAGGTGCGAAAGTGGCGGTCGTTCAACAGGTCTTTATCCAGTTGGGCCACCACTTGCCCGTTTTCATCGCGCAAGCGCAGGGAAACTTTGTAATCAACGTCTGTGGCCCGCAGCAGGGTAAAATGAAGCGTGGCCCAGGCCGGGTTGTTAACGGCCGTAACGGGGCTGTAGGCCGCTCCATCCAGCCGGAGCGTGTTGCCAAAAGTGGCGTTGAAGGAGGGGAGGTCGGTTGGCAGGCTGAAGGCGGTGGTAGCCTTTGGCAGGCTGAACCACTCCACGCGGTAGCCTTTAAAATCGCGCCGGCCCAGTTGTTGGCCGAATTTTTTGGCCAGAAAAGGGATAACGCCGCGAGGGTCGGTGTCGCTGCCAAACCAGGTGACCCAGTAGAGCCGGTCCCGGCCGGCGGCTTCGCGGGTGAGGGCGGCGGCGGCGGTATGGATGTCAACAAAAAGATAGCGCGCGGGCGCGGCCAGCCGGTTTTGGTAATAGTGAAAAGGGTGGGGCACGTCAAAGTAAATGATGTCGTTGGGCGTGGTTTCGGCGGCCAGCCAGGCGGTTACGGCGGCGGAGTTGTCTTTAAAATAAGTTTCATTGGTGTAGTAGCTGTGCAGGCCGGCGCCAAAAACAAGGATAGGCACGGCGAGCAGGCCGTAAAATAAAAAACGCAGTTTTTGACCTGCCACCCTTGACCCCGCGCCAAGGCCAACGGCCAAAAGCAAAAACAGGGCCGGCGTGGCCGGTATCAGGTAGCGCGGCTCAAAGGAGGGCTGGCGCTGCAAAACAATAAAGTAGGCAGCCAGGGGAACGGCCAGCCAGGAGGTCAAAAAAAGAAAGGGGATGACAAGTTTAGCCCGGTTGGCCCCAAAAACAATGAGCCAGCTAACCAGCAGCACGGCGGCGATGCCCGCCATGCCCCACCGCGCCGGTATGGGATCCATGGTGAGGCCGGTGGTGTAGGCTTGCCAACTGCGGCCGATAAAGTGCGCCGGGCCGGGAGGGATGAGGTTGGGATTGGTATAACCCGCGATCTGGCGCAGGGCCAGGCTCAGTTGCGGCGTAAAGAGCAGCAGAATGCCGGCCTGGGAGGCCAGCCAATAGCCGGCCCGGATTTTTAACGTGGCCGGTTTTGGAGTGAATTTACTTGTACCCAAACCCAGTTTGGGCACAAGGCCAAAAACCAGCCAGGCTAACCAGGCCAGATTATGGAAGATAAGCAGGAAGACGGTGAAGTAATGGGTGTAAAGACAGGCGGCGGTCAAGAGAATATAGAACAAGAGGAATTTGGGTTGGTTATAGGCTGTGCTTTTTTGGCGATTGGCCGAAAGCAGCCGCCACAGGGTAAAGGTGCTGGCCGCGGACAGAAAGGCCAGCATGGCGTAACTGCGCACTTCTTGAGCGTAGGCCACGTACATGGGGGAGAGGGCGGCCAGGAAGGCGGCCAGAGCGCGGGCCGGCCGCGCTGAAGGCCGGTACAGCGAGGCCGCAAATCGCCAGAGCAGGGCCACGGTGAGCGTGCTAAAGAACACCGATAGATAACGCAGGGCAAATTCGCCGGAACCGGCCAGGGCGAGCCACAGGCGCAGCAGGGCAAAATAGGCGGGGGGATGAACGTCCATGGCCGGGAGGGTGGGGATTTTCGAAAGCGGGTGAGCGGCCACAAAAATACTGTGTCCTTCGTCCCACCAGATGCTTTGAAAATTGAGGTGGTAAAGACGGAGGGCAAACGCCAGCCCCAAGATCAAAAGCGGCAAAATGGAACGATACCGGCCGAAGATGGTCATCATGCTGGAGCGGGCTAACCCAGTTCTTCGCGCACCGAATAGATGGGCTTATTCTGGCTTTCGTGGTAGGTGCGAGAGATCATCTCGGCCAGCAGGCCCATAGTAACCAGTTGCACGCCCACCATCACCAATAAAATGCCAAACCACAATAAGGGCCGTTCGGCCAGGGCCTCGCCGTAAGCCAGTTTCATAAACGTTAAATAAACGCCAATGATGACGCCCAGGCTAAAACTGAACAGGCCCATCAGCCCAAAAATTTGGATAGGGCGCGTGGAGTAACTGAGCAAAAAGCGGATGGCCAGCAGGTCCAAAATAACCCGCGTCACCCGGCCCAGCCCGTACTTGCTGGCCCCGTATTGGCGCGAACGATAATTGACCGGCACTTCGGCTATGGTGACGCCGTAGTAACTGGCAATGGCCGGGATGAAGCGGTGCAGATCGCCGTAAAGATTAATATTTTTGACCACTTCCCGGCGGTAGAGTTTTAAGGCGCAGCCGTAATCGTGCAGGTAAATGCCGGTGCCGGTGGAGATGAGCCAGTTGGCTATTTTGGAGGGCGCTTTACGGGTGAGAAGAGGCAAAAAACCTTCTTGCCAGCGTTTGACCCGCCAGCCGCTGACAATGTCGTAACCTTCATCCAGTTTAGCCAGCAGTTTGGGAATATCGGCGGGGTCGTTCTGCAAGTCGGCGTCCATGGTGATCACCACCTCCCCCCGCGCCCGGTCAAAACCGGCGGCAAAGGCAGCCGTTTGTCCAAAGTTACGCCGGAAACGGATCAGCCGCACCCGCTCGTCGCGGGCGCGGAGTTTCCTCAGTTCGGCAAAGCTGTTGTCGGTGCTGCCGTCGTCAATGCAGATGATCTCAAACGCGCGCCCGGTTGATTCCAGCACGGGGGTCAATTCGTCCAGCAGGTGGGGGATGCTTTCAACCTCGTTGTAAATTGGCAGGATCACGCTTAGTTGAATATGGTTCATAGTTATTCCCGGTAGTCAATGATTTCGGTTGGCCCGCTTTCGGTTGTGGCCGAAACCACGCCCCGCGCCCCGCGCAGCAGGTAAATGATCCCGCCGATGAGGCCGGTGCAGACATTGCCCAAAAAGTAAACGGTTAATGACATAGCCACGGCGATCTCGGCCGGCACCCCCACCTGGCTGAACAGTTGGCGGTAGGTTTCTTCGCGCACGCCCAGCCCGCCAACGCTGATGGGCAGCAGCAGAACCAGGGAGGCAATTGGCACAAAAACAGCATATTGAGCCAGCGTTGCCCGCGCGCCCAGGGCCAAGCCAATAAACACATTCATAGCAATGAGCGACACGTTGAACAGTAGAGCCACCAGGTATGATCGGGCCAGGGCGGGCAGGGTATAACGCTGGAACGACTCAAATAAATTGCCGACCATTTTTATCCCGGTCAAACGGCGAAACAAGCCCAGGTGTTTTTGCAGCGTTTGGTATAACGGCCGGTTGATGAGCAAAAAACCCATCACCAGCCCCCCGCTGAAAATCGCGACGGTAAAGTAAGCCACTACCGCCGGAACCGCGTCCCAGTCAAAGAGCAGGGCCAGCAGGGCCAGGGCCTGCAACGCGGATAATCCCAGGAAGCGGTCTACCAAAACACTGGTCACCGCATCGGAGGCGCGCTTGCTGTGCCGGTTCAACTCTACCATCCGCATCGCGTCGCCGCCCAGTCCGCTGGGCAGCAGGTTGTTAAAAAGAAAGCCGATAAAATAAATGGCCGTTAACTCGCCCAACGACACCGTTACCCCAATGGCGTCCAGCAGTATTTTCCAGCGCCGGGCGCGAATAACCACGCCCAGCATCATCATGGCCAGGGCGGCCGCCAGCCATCCCCCGTTTGCCTGTTGTACGGCCAGCCAAAGTTTTGGCAAGTCAATTTTGTAAAAAATAAACGCCAGCAGCCCGACACTAACGGTTATTTTGAGCAGGTTAAGAATGATAGACCGATGACGATGTGAAAACT
The Anaerolineae bacterium genome window above contains:
- the dnaX gene encoding DNA polymerase III subunit gamma/tau, whose protein sequence is MAAQALYRKWRSQTFAEVIGQQHVTQTLVNALKLERVAHAYLFAGPRGTGKTTTARLLAKAVNCRAGDIAARPCNECDICLAVNKGHLLDLIEIDAASNTGVDDIRDLREKVNFRPGQARIKFYIIDEVHMLSNSAFNALLKTLEEPPGHVIFVLATTEPERIPATITSRCQRFDFKRIKLDDIVGRLSYIVEQEGLSAEPAALAYMARQAGGSMRDAISLLDQLAAYGSETITLELVRSVLGAVTSQAVIALADALVDQAVSTGLDIINRMIDDGVDPRQLAREVVEYLRAVMLAKLGDGAELLNLPDETLKAVKAQAARADAQAIVRATTLFNQALGDIKSSLLAVPQLPLELAFVAATTPAGERAETAVSPPAAASPPAAVKADAPAKSVPAAATGEPRADLTIDTVRQYFDRVLQDIEKKNKVMAEALRSQARLSKVSGNEIYFVTSEMLKKRFEKPQPQLAINETFSQVAGQTVIVRFVVEAAVSPTEKPGSQEATDEDAAELLKIAEELGGKIVK
- a CDS encoding YbaB/EbfC family nucleoid-associated protein yields the protein MAKRRGKGKGFSLGGGGMNMPGGMKGGLAGQLQAMQQQMMESQEALGEKTVEASAGGGVVTVVMTGHYKLQSITIDPEVVDPEDVDMLQDLIMAAVNEAVEAVQNLTADEMSAFTGGLNIPGLF
- the recR gene encoding recombination protein RecR — encoded protein: MQVTPAPVTKLIDEFSRLPGVGPKTASRLTFYLLRNPAEHALALALALRELHEKVVFCSQCFNIAESDPCPVCSDEHRDRSLICVVEEPLDVLAIERTRDYQGLYHVLHGTIAPVEGIGPEDLKIAELIDRVHASKDNVRELIIATNPNLEGEATAMYIARQFQGQAGTIKITRLARGLPVGGDLEYADEITLSRALSGRSEI
- a CDS encoding DUF1028 domain-containing protein, with amino-acid sequence MMKRRTLTPGKLAHTFSIVARDPLTGEMGVAVQSHWFSVGPLVPWAEAGVGAIATQSLVNIAYGPQGLELLKQGKTAPEVVAELITADEGRAVRQLAVLDAQGNVAAHTGQKCIAEAGHYLGVGFSTQANMMLNNTVWPAMAAAFAQSREPLAERMVCALEAAQSAGGDIRGKQSAAIVVVRGQATGQIRADRLIDLRVEDHPEPVQELKRLLFVFRAYEYMNKGDEALEKSDVEGALQAYSAAEAMLPDNLEMKFWRAVSLANSGMVAGALPIFKEVFAKDNHWAILLQRLPRAGLLKIKKEELARILAH
- a CDS encoding DUF2752 domain-containing protein, producing the protein MLQNASSLPLISQLKGAFSNPILTPILESRAISLAIVGAAMLHAGLTILGLPGWPCPAQQLGFPCPGCGLSRAIAVLLHGHWQTSLTLHAFAPFFLLALITIAGVSVLPASQKHSVVSRIEIVERHTGIVGILLLGLVFYWLIRLLFFREAFFNLIMG
- a CDS encoding peptide ABC transporter substrate-binding protein, translating into MKLTIRPNWGRAKKNKLSAVVQALMLLPCLFLTACELPVQPGDSPATPPPTATLPPLALAVDVKDDAIIVSIPADPPSFNAYLNNTGYEALIGELVYGALAEIGPDGNYYPELAAALPTLENGGLGNNGRTVTWSLRPGLHWSDGEPFTSGDVRFTWQALRDSGIWAPGFDLIENIETPDPLTAIVHYREFYPNYLIQFGGQGTGVLPAHHCGNPDEMLFWDCNFEPVSSGPFVLAQWIPGVRLTFEPNPHYFIPERPLASQLVLEIEPDPDLRRRQLERGNTHLDLWPDDPELARMESSGSIIVFKTDPARFVLRLVPNLSRPGSLDSEIPHPALADARVRQAVRYALNVGRLNEEAFQNRGRPVATELFQFGCDISPYPYDPGLAAALLNEAGWVLDPGENVRRCRGCGTAAEGAPLTLKSYTYVEFGDELETAHRLIKGMLAEVGIDLQRETVEGSRLWNTWANNGLELRGNFDLDLWDDGYYGVDPTTYLTDYFDPRSIPTRDNPVAGLNVSRYRNLDLIDIFDALHAPLPNNRRRVLICDLAAVLHQDLPHIPLLALPDVYALNLALQGVSPHIYDTVTWNAGDWHLRLPPPE
- the murJ gene encoding murein biosynthesis integral membrane protein MurJ, whose amino-acid sequence is MFSKTRIFHLIRSTGILMAAFLANKILAIARQIVIAQRFGTGSDYDAFVAAFRLPEILFMLIVGGALGTAFIPILSERLTRQPATDPDGWRLTSSVLNTMLLAVTLLAAMGALFAHPLVQTIVAPGFAPAEQFLTARLMQLALISTIVFSVSSLAGAVLNTRQHFFLPAVAPLIYNLGIIGGAVYLAPGMGVYGLTLGAVLGSMGHLFIQLPGLMRYGVKYYPLFNWRDADLRRVIKLMGPRVLNVAVIQINFVVIYRLASFLGEGSVSALDYGWDLMQMPQTIIGSAIGIALFPTMSELAARRDLPGLRHTMALTLRIILVLAVPAMVGLIVLGRPIIQVMFERGEFGPDSTAAVYQSLQFWALALLAHCALEVVNRTFYAQKDTLTPLLTSLVSMVINLALALALYQTLKAGGLALSNGVAVTVEVLLMLVIAHRRLGGIEAGLILNTLVRSLLAAGTMGLAVIALINLLPTPSPLFMAIGGGALGLAVYLVAGFLLKIEAFRLLPRLVGR
- a CDS encoding glycosyltransferase family 39 protein; this translates as MMTIFGRYRSILPLLILGLAFALRLYHLNFQSIWWDEGHSIFVAAHPLSKIPTLPAMDVHPPAYFALLRLWLALAGSGEFALRYLSVFFSTLTVALLWRFAASLYRPSARPARALAAFLAALSPMYVAYAQEVRSYAMLAFLSAASTFTLWRLLSANRQKSTAYNQPKFLLFYILLTAACLYTHYFTVFLLIFHNLAWLAWLVFGLVPKLGLGTSKFTPKPATLKIRAGYWLASQAGILLLFTPQLSLALRQIAGYTNPNLIPPGPAHFIGRSWQAYTTGLTMDPIPARWGMAGIAAVLLVSWLIVFGANRAKLVIPFLFLTSWLAVPLAAYFIVLQRQPSFEPRYLIPATPALFLLLAVGLGAGSRVAGQKLRFLFYGLLAVPILVFGAGLHSYYTNETYFKDNSAAVTAWLAAETTPNDIIYFDVPHPFHYYQNRLAAPARYLFVDIHTAAAALTREAAGRDRLYWVTWFGSDTDPRGVIPFLAKKFGQQLGRRDFKGYRVEWFSLPKATTAFSLPTDLPSFNATFGNTLRLDGAAYSPVTAVNNPAWATLHFTLLRATDVDYKVSLRLRDENGQVVAQLDKDLLNDRHFRTSAWPIADPALNQALNVYTLPLAPDTPPGSYRLEVIVYNSQPPYPSEGVTGQISSDGAGAIVGHVIVEPGA
- a CDS encoding glycosyltransferase family 2 protein — its product is MNHIQLSVILPIYNEVESIPHLLDELTPVLESTGRAFEIICIDDGSTDNSFAELRKLRARDERVRLIRFRRNFGQTAAFAAGFDRARGEVVITMDADLQNDPADIPKLLAKLDEGYDIVSGWRVKRWQEGFLPLLTRKAPSKIANWLISTGTGIYLHDYGCALKLYRREVVKNINLYGDLHRFIPAIASYYGVTIAEVPVNYRSRQYGASKYGLGRVTRVILDLLAIRFLLSYSTRPIQIFGLMGLFSFSLGVIIGVYLTFMKLAYGEALAERPLLWFGILLVMVGVQLVTMGLLAEMISRTYHESQNKPIYSVREELG